In the genome of Euleptes europaea isolate rEulEur1 chromosome 4, rEulEur1.hap1, whole genome shotgun sequence, the window TCCTGGATAAACTGATCAAAAGTGCAGAGGCAACATAAGCAAACCGTTGGGTCTCTTTGGGAAGTGGGTTTGTAAAATGTATATTTGCTACAGAACACACAAAACCAGTTTGTCCAACGCTACATTTGTAAATTCATAGCAAAATATTTTTCCACTGTGGAATATAGTACAATCCTGCCGCTGAGCAAATTTCGATGATTTACAGCAACTAACCTTACATTCATTAgagcggggggcgggggtggaCCTGAATCCCACAAATGCGGAATATAGTAAAATTCTGCCGCTGAGCAAATTTCTATTATTTACAGCAACCAACCATaaattcattggggggggggggcatgaatcCCACAAACGTTTGTGTTAGCATGCCCCTCACAGCGTAACCTCAAATTCAATTTCACTAGTAAACTTACCAATTTTaatacgttaaaaaaaaaaattcaagtcatgttttaaaattccctttttaaataaatatacgtATCAGTAAAATGCAAATTCTAGGATTTTGGAGTTATAGACGTGCTCCTCTTCTTCCTACTTTTTGACCGGCTGCCGGAATGACGAGGCcggagctgagcagctgccacTATAACCATTTGGTGCTGCAAGAATCGTAACCGctgctggaggaagagagaaacgtcatttttaaaaatttttttattagAGCTGCATGTTCACCCCTGAATGAAGCCAACAAACGACGGATAAAACTGGGAGTAAGACAATGAGAAACTTTCTGCAGTAGAGGAGGCCCTACCACCACTCATCCAGACTAGATCTGTACggttagaatcatagttggaagggaccaccagggtcatctagtccaaccccctgcacaatgcaggaaattcacaactaactcccaccCCCCGTGactcctacttcatgcccagaagatggccaaggtgccctccctctcgtgatctgcctaaggtcataaaatcagcattgctgacagatggccatggaggttgggttgccaacctccaggtagtagattgagatctcccgctattacaattgatctctaggcgataagagatcagttcccctggagaaaatggctgctttgcccattAGACAcaatggccttgaagtccctccccaaatcccgccctcctcaggctccgtcctaaacttctccaggtatttctcaacccggagctggcaaccctaaagatcaggCATTCCTGAGTCTAATGCTGAGGAGGCAGAAGAATTGGTTGCAGCAAAACAATGGATCAGAAGTTCCAGCTTCAAGTCAGTTATCATTTTCATAAGGAGTTActcgtgttgtgtgtgtgtgtaaagtgctgtcaagttgcagccgacttacgctGACCCACATGGGTTTTTTCAAGGccaaagatgaacagaggtggtttgccattgcctgcctctgcatagcagccctggacttcctcagtggcctcccatccaaaaactaatcagggctcaccctgcttagctaaTCTGATAagattagcctgggccatccaagtcacaactgactcatggccacggctcagtggtagagcatctgcctggcgtgcagaaggtcccaggttcaatccccggcatctccagttaaaagggaccaggtgagtaggtgatgtgaaagacccctgcctgagatcctggagaggggctgtggctcagtggtagagcatctgcctggcgtgcagaaggtcccaggttcaatccccggcatcaccagttaaagggaccaggcgagtaggtgatgtgaaagactccacctgagaccctgaagagccgctgccagtctgagtagacaatactgactgatggaccgagggactgattcagtagaaggaagcttcatgacATACATACCAGCTGACATAGGCGGCATAAAATTCCCTACTCCGGTCAGATTAATCACAGCTGCTTGCTGGTCTGGATTTGCACAGCCTTGTTCTGAAGCCTGGTCCAAAAACAAAACGATAAGGGATTTGGAAGCAATGTACAAGAAAGCTAGCTGTGTGGCGCTTGGGTTGACTTtatttattgtaaacatttttttaagcCACCTTCCCACCCAGTCAggatccccaaggcagcaaacgttaagacatttgaacaattaaacaacacttaaaattaaaaataataataataaaaacacataagcAAGCAACACCAGAATCAGGCAGAAGGGCCATTAACCATTACTGGGGatatgcaaacaaaacaaaaaagtcctcacctgctagcagaagaagaggagttggtatttatatgcagactttctctaccacttaagggagaatcaaaccagcttacaatcaccttcccctcctcacaacagacaccctgtgaggtaggtggggctgagagagctctaagagagctgtgacttcccaaggttacccagctggcttcgtggggaggagtggggaatctaacccggttctccagattagagtctgccactctttacTACACCATAACGTACAACTTAGTCTAAAACTATGTTCATCGCAGGGGGCGGAGGTGGGTGGGAAGTCCCAGTGTTTCACTGCACCCAAGGAAGTGTGGAGTAGGAAGAGCCTTGAACACACAAAAACAGAAAGCAGCTTATAAAGGCAGCTCCCGACTGAGGATTCTGGCTCCACCTGTGCCTACGGCCAAGCATGGATAATGCCAGAAGCATGGGACTATTCACCTCTCTTTCTATGacactacggggggggggggctgcatggGCATCCATGGCCCCTATGTTTGCACAGCATCATGTCCGCCGTCCTGAAAGGGCCTGGCTCCCGCTACTCctacctgctctgcctgctgctgaggactggcggTTGTAGACTGTGGCGGCAGCTGGGGAGGAAATGGGGAGAGCTGCTGGTGGTGCTGTTGCTGGAGCGGGTTGAAAATCAAGGAGCCGCCTGGTAGCTGCGCAAGACGGAAAGACAAGAGTCTGATGGTAGAATGGGCTTACGgtgagcatgtgcaaagtaaAATGCTGGGCTCGATAGGCTTGGTAGAGTCTCCTCATGAGCGTACAAAATCGGGGGTCCCTTCTCAAAAAGGTAAGCCCGCTTTCAAAGAGCGTGTcaaccctgtggaactccctgccccaggatgtggtgacggcggccaacttggaaggcttgaagaggggagtggacatgttcatggaggagagggctatccatggctactagtcaagatgaatactggtcatgatgcatacctatcctctccaggatcagaggagcatgcctattatcttaggtgctgtggaacacaggcaggataatactgctgcagtcatcttgcttgtgggcttcctagagggacctggttggccactgggtgaacagactgctggcctttatgggccttggtctgatccagcagggcttttcttatgttcttatattaggggagtggaaatgttcatggaggagaggactattcatggctattagtaaaaatgaatactagtcatgatgcatacctgttctctccaggaccaaAGAAGCATGCCTATCGCTTAGGACCTAGTCTAACTATGCGACACTGGCTCTCTTTCTTGCtgctcttttttttgtttttttttgctattaatttttttctctgcTTTAGGTATACATTAGTATGGATTTTAAGTATTTAGGCTGGTGCCTTGAAGTTTTAGTCAAAGGTAGGATACGATAGGCTTAAACAAAGAAACAGTAACACTTATGATTAATTCACATCCTagattaccttttttttttttaagttgtctgGACAAAAGACACCTCTGACgatgcacagaatcatagagttggaagggaccaccagggtcatcttgtccaaccccctgcacaatgcaggaaattaactacctcccccccccccacatccccagtgaccccaacccttaccccgcACAACTAGGGAGACCCATACAGAAAGACGGGCCAAAGAACAAATTAATTACCTGTAGGAGATTCAAAGGATGAAGGCCTGAAGGATTCTTTAAACCAAAAGGGCCACCTGCTGAGATGAATTTAGAAAAGACGTTGGTTCtttgattgttttgttttttaattgtagcTGCATCTAAACTAGAGGGAAAATAGCATTgctaatacattaaaaaatttACAAAACCTGTATCCCGCCCTTCTGCTTGTACAAGGCCCAATCACGGCTGCTGACAGCTcaaaacatgcatgataaaaatCACCGTCATAAAACCGTTAAAATTGATCCCCTCCCAaacaaacatcattaaaacaattaaaatcagaggtaaaaaaacaacaaccatgaaaTCCGGTAACTAAATAGCACGTTGTAGGCCAAAATATGCACGCTTGACAATATGAACAGATCCTGACGAATAGTGAACAGAAGGTATTTAAATAGATCGTATACCATTAACCTCAAGGGTTTGATAAGGTGGTAAAGTGGTAATATAACAATAACAACTTATCCAGAACAGAGTAAGGCAAAAGCTGTTATGTTGTTTGTATTAGACGTAATGTAGTATGTATGTTTGTATCTTATGTATTTTGTgctttgtatatgtattttatgttttatgtatgtcGTTTATTTAtagtataaaataaaaaagaggttGAGGAAATAAACCCGTTAAAATCGACCCCGTCGCAAacaaacataattaaaacaattaaaaacagagggaaaaaacaacaacaaccatgacAGCCGGATGACTAAATAGCACCAAAATATGCTATATTTTGGTTGTAGAACAAAATATGCAAGTTTGTCAACCCAAAGAGAACCCGGCAAACCGTGAACAGAAGGAAGACACAGAATTTATCTCCCTCCCTATTCCTGTTCCCCTAAagcgggtgtcaaacatacggccttcaggccagatccggtcccttgagagttcttacccggcccgcgggcctgctgaggcagccacccctcaactctcaatctgggctggcgagacccagcacggcccgaccaagtgacatttatgtcatatctggccctcgtaacaattgagttaaaCGTCCCTGCCCTAAAGGCCTTGTGCCCCTCCCATGGAGAACAGTGAACAGGGCACGAAGATTCACTgttggactttatgggccttggtctgatccagcagggcctttcttacgttcttatatgcacacctattctctccagtctcaaaggagcatggcctttcttatgttctatcgTCAATACGAAAGGAGAAATCAGGTCGGACAACGTCAATGCAACGGGTTGGCCAAAGAGATGCTCCGTCCTCTCCCGCCCTCCCCAAGTATCCGCGGCCGGCTTCTGTACTGACCTGGCTGAGAGCTGGGCGGCCCGGCGTTGGGCAGCAGGGCTCCCGATGGAAGGTTTAGGCCCGCGGGGCTCACTGCGCCAGCCCCGCAGCCCAACATGGGGCTGGAGCTGCTCAGAGTCTGTGGCGCTCCGCTGCACAAAAGGAAGGAGCAAATGTTACACCAGCCTGGTGCTTGCCCTGAGAAAGCAGAGTCTGCTGCCCGGCTCTCGGCTGTATTATCAGGCGGCTCGGCCTTTGCCTGGTTGCGAGGCCGAGAATTTGCCTAAACACAGGCACGAATGGTTGAAAAGCATCATCTTAGTCTGGCTGCATTAAACAGagcagtatagaatcatagagttggaagggaccacttgggtcatctagtccaaccccctgcacaatgcaggaaattcacaactacctcccccccccaaaccccccagcaacccctactccgtgcccagaagatggccaagatgccctcccctcatgatctgactaaggtcacagaatcagcattgctgacagatggccatctcgcctaagaagagttgatttttctatgccgactttctctaccacttcaggaagaatcaagccagcttacaatcgccttcccttcccctccccacaacacacaccctgtgaggtaggtggggctgagagagttcggcgacTAGCCCAAGTTCGCTCAGCAGACTTCACGTTTGGGAGCggggaaaccaccccggttcaccagattagcctctgccgctcatgtggagtagggaataatagaatagaatcatagagttggaagggaccaccgggatcatctagtccaaccccctgaacaatgcaggaatttcacaatttcctccctcccacaaacccccagtgactcctactccatgcccagaaaatggccaagatgccctcccctcttaTGATCtacctaagatcacagaatcagcattgctgacagatggccatctagcctctgcttaaaaatcaccaccacctcccgaggaagcctgttccactgaggaaccgctctgttagaaaattctttgtaATGtcgagatggaaactcttttaatctaATTTCACCCCgaatcaaaaccagttcaccagattagagtccgtggcttatgtgcaggagtggggaaaccaacccggttgactaggtcagagtccactgctccaacccaccgctctaaaccactacaccagatgTCATCGCAGCTGCCTTTGAAAGGGGTCTTCCAGCCACACCAAAGCCATTTGTACAGCTGCAAGAATGTTTAAGTAACCCAACTGCGTGGCGCCCGTTTTCAGAGCGGCACCCCAAGCGCACGATGGCCCCAACGCCAAGAAAGCAAAGAGGCAAAACTAGGGGGACCCGGGTGGAAGCCAACTTACCAGACAGAGCCCACTACATTGATGTAGTTAAGTCCTGCAGTGTTTGCCATGACCTGGCTGGAGGAGGTTCCTGTAGTATCGGACGTTACCATGGTGGAAAGAGGAATGGTCATTACGGGCAGGGCCTGGCTCGGGGGCATTTGATGCTGCGCAAAGGGGGCAAGCGAACGAGGCGGAGGGGTGAAGCCTGAATCTTGGGGGGTTGGGGTGGCAGGGAGGGGAGCCAGAGTGGAGCTCTGAACGTCGGGAGGGCGTGGGGTTGATGAAGGGGTGTCGGTTGGAGGAGGAGATGGCTTAGGAGTTCCGGACCCTGCTTGTTGAGAAAAATAGAAAGCGCTGGTTCGTTAAAAAGGCCGGTCCTCTCGTCAAATAAGGTCAATGGAATGATAACTTAGTTctgatagtttttttttaaaccccaaacAGTGAATAGCGAGCGTTAATAACCGCTACTTCTGACAAACACCAAGCAAAACACTCTGCAAAGCTTAAATGCTGCAACGCGACCCAAACTCGGCACTGTTCTGCTAGGTTGTCCTAACTCTTTAACGCCCTGAACTCGCGCGCCTCCCGCCAACGACCGGTCTAACTAACCTATGTGGCGTCCAAAAACGGTTTTGTCCAATGTGTATCAATCTGCACAACAGCATATTAttaaaacagaaaggggaaaaaaaaaacagatcggACAAAAACACGAACTGGGACCAAATTGGGAAAACAGTACAAATAGTTATTTacggtggggtgttttttttggagCTTGACCGAATCTGGAAGTAAAAGAAAGAAGGAGCGTTGCTTGTGGCAGCAGATAAATAACGcgtcttctctgtttatttttttaaaaaaatgtatacatttgttATGGAGACACTGTACCAGTTGAATGAAAACAAACAACCCCAAATCCCTTGAAATGGTTTCATTTtatgttttggttttttgttttttttaaggctttcaCATCCTACAGATAGAAAGAAATATGAATGTTCAGAACTCGCCAGCACAGCCTTATTGGTGGCGGTTAACTATGCCCAACCGATTTACGCCCTTCGTACCAGCGAAGTTTTGTTGATCagactgtggagggggggggggggaacaatcaACGCTTCCTTACAGGATTTCTTTGCGCAAAATAGGAAGGCTGAAAAAGGGGCCATCTTGGGAATTGTAAACGGTGCCACGCATAAACCCGAAGGCTATACTGTGCCGTGGAcagaagtcctgggttgctgggGACTACCCACAGTACATCAACTATCCTCATCTCTACATATAAACCCTTCGGCTGAAATCCACAACTGCTATTCCTGCCCCCAAATTCATCTTGGCGGCCCCTCCGCTCAGGAAACAACATTTACGTCATTGTTATAGTGAACTTATTCtcacagtttctttttttaatcgtCTGCAATGACTCGTGAAACAGTGTCGGAgtgttttttgaaaaatccattgATCGTTTATTGTTATCACCACGCTGGGACCGATCgcgttatatatatatatatatatacatacacagagATACAACTGCACCGTTATTTGACGacatttaaaaagtttttccAAGCTGTTTAAAAGTACGGAAACGGAAACTCGGCCTTAATGAGCTACTGCTTGTACGCGGGCGGGAAAAGAGCTCAGCTTTGGAAGCGTCTACGGGTCTCGTTGGTCACCAGGCTGTGtcaaagagagagagaccaaCGCTGATTGCCTAAAAACGGAATTCGAACGTATACACAAAGGGTGCATACAGGTATGCTtatacagaaaataaaaaaacaaatgacaGTTAACAGCAAACGAAGTACATACAGTCAACAGAGGCCGGCCTTAAGTGCTGCACGACTTTATACACAAGCTTTAGCGCACGCTAGACATTTAGGCTCACCCGTCGGCCGGCTAGGAAGCTTAGCGCGAGAATTTTTCTGCCTACGAAGACTTAATGGAGAATTTAGAGCGGGACTCACTTTGTGACGAGCCGGCCGGGGACAGGCCGGCCGACGAGAGCAAGCTCAGCTGGTTCAGGTCCTGGGACTGCTTCCGAGAGACGCCGGGCGGCttgggaggaggtggaggaggaggaggagtgggggattttCGGTGGCCGCTTGACTGCTGGGGACTAAAAATGTTACCTGGAAAAGCACAATTAATCGATGTTACGAACCATCATCGGAAAGACAATTTCCCCCCTCTAAGCGGGTTCTTCTAAGAGCGCGATGCGGGCAGTGAGTGTCGTCACTGGCCCCCCGCAGCAACGGAAAACCGGAACTGGCCTGGATTGGCCTATGGTAAGGTCAGACGCGCCCCCCTACCCcgtttgagggaccaagggtctggttcagtagaaggcagcttcaaagcCAAGCTTAGGAACCTCTCTCTGGAGAGTCTACCCCAGGGATCCCTAACAtgttgcccatgggcaccatgggaCCTGCTAACACCTTTCCTGCACCCGCCATGTGCTTTTGGAAAGTAGGCGGGGCCGGGTGGAGATTTGTttggcggtgcagatttttttgaaaaaatgctgctttggcagcggctgccaccacagcacaaggatcttcaatgcgtgactgaagataagctgtggcgGCCATTTCgtgtctggctccgcctcctgcggcagccattttgtggctgcacccaccgccccgtgccagaattccaaaggtgggtgcaaaaaggttgggggacccctgctctacactcAAAATGAgcgagatagatagatagatagatatattttttttacctgAAGAGCCGCTTCCTGTACTTGAAGGTAGCTTGATAGGGGGCGGTCGGTGTTTCACGCCTTTGCCCAGCACCGAAGACTGAATATAAGGGGACATACTTTCTGGctgctaaacaaacaaaaaagacaaaTGGGAATGATACGCAGACCTGAAAAGCCCAGGCCCTAAATAGCGCCCCTGAgagcctaacagtgcattcctaaggaaagttactccagatTGAGCCCGttgaaatgaacgggcttagactggtgccgagttgttttctgttgccgcagaaggttggaccaggatcaacggattgaaattaaatcaaaagagtttccatcttgacactaggaagaattctctaacaattagagcggttcctcagtggaacaggcttctttgtgaggtggtgagctctccttccctggaggtttttaagcagaggctagatggccaactgacagcaatcctgattctatgaccttaggcagatgatgagagggagagcaccttggccatcttctgggcatggagcaggggggtcactgggggtgtttgggggtggaggtagttgtgaatttcctacattgtgcagggggttggactagatgaccctggcggtcctttccaactccatgattctattattctaacaaTGTATGCAAACAATATCACAGGTCAGGCCAAAACCGTTttggctgtgaagccttcttcagtgatcCGAATAATACAATTCTGTGCCATTGTGAAAGTATGGAAACATATGAGAAATCGCAATCCTCAGACTGAGTGAAATGACGTTTGTAAAGTGTAAAGCCTAAAATTTGTTTATCTATATATtccatccagagttgcctttatagtCTTAGGCTCCCACAGAAATATACCTTTCACAGTCTCTCAGTCATCAAGATGTATCAAGTTAACTTAGTTAGCATGTTCAGCATAGATACGTAGAGGCTAAAGCAGGGCTGTGTACAAGTTGTTTACATTTATATTCATTTTTGTGTTTGTAGTAAATTTACTATACattttcgaaggctttcatggtcagagttcatcggttcttgtcggttatccggactgtgtgaccgtggtcttggtattttctttcctggcgtttctccagcagctggcgaaacgtcaggaaagaaaataccaagaccacggtcacacagcccggataacctacaagaactgttaCTATACAtaattcacaaaatcacttgtatcaacaTTAACCCATGGTTTCATGGTGATTCCTCACCTTTTCGGTACCttatatgagctttcgtgagccacagctcacttcttcagataccacacgtaccctgccagacattttgctagtctttaaggtgctactggactcatgctcttttctacaaAAAAAAACGGTCACTTACTTCAATTTCCTTCCCAGGAGAAAGCTGACTTAGGTGGACTGATCCGCCAGAATTATGAAACATCTTCACTGGACATTTCGCTTCATTCTGAACCAGTTCCTGGTACTGGCTGACCATCCTGTAACACAACGTTaacgttcattcattcattaaggCCAGAGTAGTAGGCGTGTGTCACTCTCAACCTGACCtcccttacagggttattgtgaggataaagcagaggagaGGATAACCACAAAAGCAGCTTTGGCCCCCCACTGGGGAGACAGGGTGGGTGTCTAAATcaatcaatgaaataaataatagttaaagtgtggaactccctgccccaggatgtggggatggctgccaacttggaaggctttaagagggagtggacgggttcatggaggagagggctatccatggctactggtcaaaatggatgctagtcatgatgcacacctattctctccaggatcagaggagcatgcctgttatatcaggtgctgtggaagacaggtagGATAAATGCTGATGCAGTCcatctttcttgtgggcttcctggaggcacctggttggccactgtgtgaacagactgctggacctgatgggccttggtcaacCGTAAGAACCAAGACGTTCTGTTGAAATGCTTACCTTTCTGCTTCTGACTTTGAGCCAATAAGAAAGCTACAAGAGAACAGATGATACGGGCTTCAGACGGAGAGGCCAGATAAACTTATGAGGCTGCTTATAAGTGAATTCAATAAACACATTAAGGAAGACACGTATGGAAggcttgaaaggctttaagaggggagtggacatgttcatggaggagagggctattcatggctattagtaaaaatgaatactagtcatgatgcatacctattctctccaggatcagaggagcatgcctattatcttaggtgctgtggaacataggcaggataatgctgctgcagctgtcttgcttgtgggcttcctagaggcacctggttggccaccgtgtgaacagactgctggacttgatgggctttggtctgatccagcagggctgttcttatgtatgATTAGCTGGATAGTATGGCTATTTAGCATGATGGCTGTTATGGAACCTCCACACAGAGGAGCGTACCACTATACAGCGGATGTTGGGGTCCGGAGCTGCTGTCTTGTGGGAGGGTCTGGGAGAAATTGGGATGGCTGCTGCTGAGATTGGGACGCCAGAACAGCTGGACCATGGGCCCAAGACCACAGGCCCACTCTTCTGGTCCTGCTAGCTATCTCCCCACTCTAATCTCCAAACCAGACATCCCAGTCTGAACTTGCCAGTagctctgctttcccccctaGCTCTCCTCGCTGCTCATTTATCAAGCTCTGCCTGACGAATCCCTCTCTCTTCGGCCTGATGTGGACTGGCAAATCCTCTGCACAGAGGCTCCACCATtcgcagaggggctgtggctcactagtAGAGCGTGCAGAAGGGCCCTGGttcatctgcttggtatgcggaAGGGCCCATACAAACAAACACCAGCAGAAATTTGACAAAAAAAGACACCGGCTTCCAACctatccccctttttttctgtttgcaaggAGGAGTTTCTATCCATGGGAAGCAGAGAGGGCCATTTTCAGCTATTCCGCCCTCCCAATGCAGACTCGCCTAGTTTGACCCCCTGGAGGTCCACTGgcgcccccccgggggggaatttTGGGGGATGCAGCAGGCtgcaagaggaggagggaaggtgggcAAGCTCCTCTTCTCCTAGTGCGGCTCCGCTCAGAACACATGGGACCCACCACCCCGAAAATAATCCTCCACTGCTTAAGAGAAACGCCACTCACTGTGATGGGGCTGCCTGGCCATCGCCGTCTTCGTCCCCTCTGATCATCTGGATTCTGCCGTAGTACAAGGGATTCCCCAGCGACTGGAAAACAGTCAGCTTCGTTTTCTGGAGCTGGCTGCCAGCTTCGCATTCAAAGACGTAGTCGTCTTT includes:
- the SUPT20H gene encoding transcription factor SPT20 homolog — encoded protein: MNAGEGNAFVDTLGASTISMTKEANTERRRLLKSGHTWLASTVGLLVARGDDTCCSSLLKPIGGASVRSHGNAAAPCGACAAAPASLAGCGSAVTGSAGGERPAEAAGRRKAEGRTGGGTDRRRAVFFFLQQQALEMALDRAEYIIESARQRPPKRKYLSSGRKSVFQKLYELYLEECDKEPEIKKLRRSVNLLEKLVMQEALSCLVVNLYPGNEGYSLMLRGKNGSDSETIRLSYEEGELLEYLDAEELPPILVDLLEKSQINIFHCGCVITEIRDFRQSGNLKSATYQSRHVLLRPTMQTLVCDVHSITSDNHKWTQEDKLLLESQLILATAEPLCLDPSIAVTCTTNRLLYNKQKMNTRPMKRCFKRYSRSSLNRQHEVSHCPAPPQLRLLDYLQKRKERKGAQQYDLKVSKAGNCVDMWKQNPCYLAAPSEVDVEKYAKVEKSIKPDDSQPSVWPAHEIKDDYVFECEAGSQLQKTKLTVFQSLGNPLYYGRIQMIRGDEDGDGQAAPSHFLIGSKSEAERMVSQYQELVQNEAKCPVKMFHNSGGSVHLSQLSPGKEIEPESMSPYIQSSVLGKGVKHRPPPIKLPSSTGSGSSGNIFSPQQSSGHRKSPTPPPPPPPPKPPGVSRKQSQDLNQLSLLSSAGLSPAGSSQRSGTPKPSPPPTDTPSSTPRPPDVQSSTLAPLPATPTPQDSGFTPPPRSLAPFAQHQMPPSQALPVMTIPLSTMVTSDTTGTSSSQVMANTAGLNYINVVGSVCGAPQTLSSSSPMLGCGAGAVSPAGLNLPSGALLPNAGPPSSQPAGGPFGLKNPSGLHPLNLLQLPGGSLIFNPLQQQHHQQLSPFPPQLPPQSTTASPQQQAEQVGVLLSASEQGCANPDQQAAVINLTGVGNFMPPMSAAAVTILAAPNGYSGSCSAPASSFRQPVKK